A single genomic interval of Lathyrus oleraceus cultivar Zhongwan6 chromosome 7, CAAS_Psat_ZW6_1.0, whole genome shotgun sequence harbors:
- the LOC127106273 gene encoding uncharacterized protein LOC127106273, which translates to MRPGMKDDVVYSFFDPEISVLKDMIALITPDHVGMFREMYGGILKMVFRLTDRDRSVIHTLLQFYDPGLRCFVFPDYLLGHLMEDYAGILGIQIRNQVPFYATKEEPDIGGISRALYLSPEMVNGSLKEKGKLPGFHLSFLEAKAKEHAELGNWNAVCTLIAVSIYGTILFPNQRSFVDINAIRLFVQRNPIPTLIGDVYYSVHNRNEKRRGGLIRCCTQLLYKWFMGYLPTRGAFVLLDRTVNWATKLMGLRAKDIAWTHSSGVGQDFICSCGGFPNVPLIGVQGCINYNPTLLKRQMGFAMEVPPFKSEIQETLYFPVRPS; encoded by the coding sequence ATGAGGCCCGGTATGAAGGACGATGTGGTCTacagcttctttgacccagagatcagtgtgctgaaggatatgatagctttgattacgcccgaccatgtggggatgtttcgtgagatgtatgggggtatcctgaagatggttttcagactcactgacagagatAGGAGTGTCATTCATacacttctccagttctatgatcctggtttgaggtgcTTCGTCTTCCCAGATTATTTATTAGGGCatttgatggaggattatgctggtatcttgggcattcagatcagaaatcaggttcctttctatgctactaaggaagaacctgatattggagggatttcccgtgctctttatttgagtccagAGATGGTCAATGggagtctgaaagagaaggggaagttgcctggtttccatctgagtttcctagaagCTAAGGCTAAGGAGCATGCTGAGTTAGGTAACTGGAACGCTGTCTGCaccttgattgctgtgagcatttatgggaccatcctgtttcctaatcagaggagcttcgtggatattaatgccatccgcttgtttgttcaaaggaatcctatccctactttgatcggagatgtctattactcggtccataatcggaatgagaagaggcgtggggggttgattcgatgttgcactcagttgttatataagtggtttatgggatatttgcctaccaggggtgcttttgttcttcttgaccgtactgtcaattgggcgaccaagctgatgggtttgcgggccaaagacatagcttggactcacagtagcGGGGTGGGACAAGACTTtatttgcagttgtgggggttttcccaatgtgccgcttataggagttcagggttgcattaattataaccctacacttcttaagagacaaatgggattcgctatggaggttcctcctttcaagagtgagattcaggaaactttgtacttcccgGTTAGGCCAAGTTAA